From a region of the Natranaerovirga pectinivora genome:
- the fliR gene encoding flagellar biosynthetic protein FliR gives MEQFINPFFQLDIFLLMLIRMVSFISVVPLFGIKNIPVYAKIGLAFFLTLILFNLVPIQPINYFETVIGYAFFVMQEIFVGWLIGFGVFVTFSIINLAGQLIDHNIGFAMVNVFDPLSQVQLPVTANFYYYIFLLLLITTNMHFYILQGIIESFKLIPIGGVSVNPALYTTMINFITDYFVIAFKISSPIFAGILIVNVILGILARTVPQMNMFVVGLPLKLIIGLTILLITIGLMPAVGDFIFYRMIQTMDQLIRGMMP, from the coding sequence ATGGAACAATTTATTAACCCGTTTTTTCAGTTAGATATTTTTTTGCTAATGTTAATAAGAATGGTTAGTTTTATCTCAGTAGTACCATTATTTGGTATAAAAAACATACCAGTTTATGCTAAGATAGGATTAGCCTTTTTTTTAACTTTAATATTATTTAACTTGGTACCTATACAACCAATCAATTATTTTGAAACGGTAATTGGTTATGCTTTTTTTGTTATGCAAGAAATTTTTGTAGGTTGGTTAATTGGTTTTGGTGTATTTGTAACATTCTCCATTATTAATTTAGCAGGTCAATTAATAGATCATAATATTGGTTTTGCTATGGTTAATGTCTTTGACCCATTAAGTCAAGTACAATTACCAGTTACAGCTAATTTTTATTATTATATTTTCCTATTATTGCTTATTACCACTAATATGCACTTTTATATATTACAAGGGATTATTGAATCATTTAAATTAATTCCTATTGGTGGCGTTTCAGTAAATCCAGCGTTATATACAACTATGATTAACTTCATAACAGATTACTTTGTAATAGCATTTAAAATTAGTAGTCCCATTTTTGCAGGTATTTTAATTGTTAATGTTATACTTGGTATTCTTGCTAGAACAGTACCTCAAATGAACATGTTTGTTGTGGGTCTGCCATTAAAATTAATAATTGGACTGACAATTTTATTAATTACAATCGGATTAATGCCAGCTGTTGGTGATTTTATTTTTTATAGAATGATACAAACAATGGATCAGTTAATAAGAGGAATGATGCCATGA
- the fliQ gene encoding flagellar biosynthesis protein FliQ translates to MNQERVIDLAKEALMLIITLSGPLLLIALGVGLIVSIFQAVTSIQEQTLAFVPKILGVFFGLMILMPWMLITMVNFITRLYSNFNAFILG, encoded by the coding sequence ATGAATCAAGAGAGAGTAATTGACTTAGCGAAAGAAGCACTTATGTTAATTATTACCCTTTCTGGCCCATTATTGTTAATAGCTCTTGGTGTCGGTTTAATTGTTAGTATTTTTCAAGCAGTAACATCAATTCAAGAACAGACTTTAGCTTTTGTACCCAAAATACTTGGTGTTTTTTTTGGTTTGATGATATTAATGCCTTGGATGTTAATAACAATGGTAAATTTTATTACTAGGTTATATTCAAATTTTAATGCGTTTATATTAGGGTGA